One genomic segment of Chelmon rostratus isolate fCheRos1 chromosome 22, fCheRos1.pri, whole genome shotgun sequence includes these proteins:
- the mtpn gene encoding myotrophin, with protein MADKELMWALTAGDLDEVKARLLTAEDVNRTLQTGRKPLHLASDFGQTEVVEFLISKGADINALDKHGLSPLMFACFESHVSCVKVLLEKGADKDQKLPDGTTVSEAIENADIKALLK; from the exons ATGGCAGATAAAGAACTGATGTGGGCATTGACGGCCGGGGACCTGGATGAGGTCAAAGCCAGGCTGCTGACG GCTGAGGATGTAAACCGGACCCTGCAGACTGGGAGGAAGCCTCTGCACTTAGCTTCAGACTTTGGTCAGACTGAAGTGGTGGAGTTCCTCATTTCTAAGGGAGCAGATATCAAT GCATTAGACAAACACGGGTTGAGTCCACTGATGTTTGCCTGTTTCGAGAGTCACGTCTCCTGTGTCAAGGTCCTGCTTGAAAAG GGAGCTGACAAAGACCAAAAATTACCGGACGGCACAACTGTCTCTGAAGCCATCGAGAACGCTGACATAAAGGCTCTGCTCAAGTGA